In one window of Helianthus annuus cultivar XRQ/B chromosome 17, HanXRQr2.0-SUNRISE, whole genome shotgun sequence DNA:
- the LOC110922572 gene encoding AT-hook motif nuclear-localized protein 22 yields MDAHGRHLPPPFHPRDLQLHHPHQFQQHHHQQQPNSEEDEQSGGSSSHNHGQKREREDNNNNNDGNRELASVVTTGGDGDHSSGGSRRPRGRPSGSKNKPKPPIIITRDSANALRSHVMEVANGCDIQESISQFATRRQRGVCILSGNGTVTNVTLKQPSAPGAVVTLQGRFEILSLSGSFLPPPAPPAASGLTIYLAGGQGQVVGGGVVGPLLASGPVVIMAASFGNAAYERLPLEGEETTPGSGNGTLGSPTGPGNQQQLMNDANPSLFHGLPPNLLNSCQLPTYAYWGANRPPF; encoded by the coding sequence ATGGATGCTCATGGTCGTCATCTACCTCCTCCTTTTCATCCCAGAGATCTTCAGTTGCACCACCCCCACCAGTTTCAGCAACACCACCATCAACAGCAGCCGAATTCCGAGGAGGATGAACAAAGTGGTGGTAGCAGCAGCCACAACCATGGTCAAAAGCGAGAGCGAgaagacaacaacaacaacaatgatggTAATAGAGAATTGGCGTCGGTTGTGACGACTGGTGGCGATGGAGATCATAGCAGTGGTGGCTCTAGAAGGCCTCGTGGCCGTCCATCTGGCTCAAAGAACAAGCCTAAGCCACCGATTATAATCACAAGGGATAGCGCTAACGCGCTAAGATCCCATGTGATGGAGGTGGCTAATGGGTGTGATATACAAGAAAGTATATCACAGTTTGCCACAAGAAGGCAAAGAGGGGTGTGTATTTTGAGTGGTAATGGAACAGTTACCAATGTTACACTGAAGCAGCCATCAGCACCCGGGGCTGTTGTGACGCTACAAGGGCGATTTGAGATCTTGTCGTTATCTGGTTCGTTCCTTCCTCCCCCAGCTCCACCTGCTGCATCAGGATTGACCATCTACTTAGCCGGTGGTCAAGGGCAGGTGGTTGGGGGAGGAGTAGTGGGGCCTTTGTTAGCGTCTGGCCCTGTGGTGATCATGGCCGCTTCTTTTGGAAATGCTGCTTATGAAAGACTTCCTCTTGAAGGAGAAGAGACCACACCCGGCTCAGGAAATGGCACTCTTGGATCACCTACTGGGCCCGGTAACCAGCAACAACTCATGAATGATGCAAATCCATCATTGTTTCATGGATTGCCTCCCAATCTGCTAAATTCTTGTCAATTGCCGACATATGCATATTGGGGGGCAAATCGCCCTCCTTTTTGA